The genomic region CTTCTGACAATGCGGCTATTGTCGCGGTTGCTGGTTGCGGAGATTTGCACACCGGCACTCTGGTTAATTGACGTAAACGTCAAAGTCCTGTAGCGCTCCGGAAACCGTCAATTCCTGTAAGGAGGAGTTTTATGTATCGCGCTCCGGTGTCGGAAATCGCATTTGCCCTGAAGATTGTTGCCGGCATGAAAGAGGCAATGGATGCGGGCACATTTCCCGCGCTTTCAGAAGATCTGGTTGATGCCGTGCTGGAAGAAGCCGGCAAGTTTGCCAGCGACCGCATTGCACCGCTCAACAGCACGGGTGATGAAACCGGATCGCAAATAAGGGACGCCGTCGTCACGACGCCCGAAGGCTGGAAGGAGACCTACAAGGCCTGGTCTGAATCCGGCTGGAATGCCATTGCTGCGCCCGAAGCCTATGGCGGCCAGGAACTGGGTTCCATGATGGCGCTGGCGGCTTCGGAAATGTGGAATTCGGCCTCCATGGCCTGGGCGCTTTGCCCGCTCCTGACTGTTGGTGCCATCGAGGCGCTGGACAAGCATGGTTCGGAAGAATTGAAGGACCGGTTTTTGGCCAGGATCGTCTCGGGCGAATGGACCGGGACCATGAACCTGACCGAACCCCAGGCCGGTACCGATCTGGCAGCCCTCAAAACCCGGGCCGAACCCCGGGAGGACGGCACCTACCGCATTTTCGGCCAGAAGATTTTCATCACCTATGGCGAACACGACATGACGGACAATATCTGTCATCTGGTGCTTGCCCGCCTGCCGGATGCCCCGGCGGGAACAAGAGGCATCTCCCTGTTTCTGGTGCCCAAGTTCATGGTTGGGGACGATGGCACTCTTGGCGAGCGCAACGATGTGTTTTGCCAGTCGATTGAACACAAGCTCGGCATTCATGCTTCCCCCACCTGCGTGATGATTTATGGCGACGGCTTTGAGCACTCAGGCGTTGGAACGGGCGCCATCGGCTATCTGATCGGTGAGGAAAACCGCGGCCTCAACTGCATGTTCACAATGATGAACAATGCCCGGCTTAACGTTGGCATTCAGGGCGTTGCCATTGCCGAGGCAGCCTATCAGCACGCCCTTGCCTATGCCCATGAGCGCAAACAGGGCAAGGCGCCGGGTTATGCCGGTGACGGCATGAGCCCGATCGTTGAGCACCCGGACGTCATGCGCAACCTGCTGACCATGAAATCGATGATCAGGGCAGCCCGGGGCATCTGCTATTCCTGCGCCCATGCTCTCGACATGGCAAAGGCGGCGCAAGGCGATGAGAAGAAGCACTGGACAGAGCGTGCCAACCTTCTCACCCCCATTGCCAAGGCGTTTTCCACCGATATCGGCTGCGAGGTTGCCTCGATCGGTGTGCAGGTTCACGGCGGCATGGGCTTCATCGAGGAAACGGGCGCAGCCCAGTTCTTGCGCGATGCCCGCATCAACCCGATTTACGAGGGCACAAACGGCGTGCAGGCGATTGATCTGGTAACCCGCAAACTGCCGCTGTCCGATGGCGAGGCGGTATTCGGCTATATCGAAGAACTGCGCGGGATTGCCGAAAGCGTTCGCGGTGCCAATCATCCTGAATTCGGCGAAACCGCAGACAGGCTGAATGCTGCGCTGGACGATGTTGAAGACGCCACGAAGTGGATGCTGTCAGCGCTCAAGGATGGCAAGGTCTCCGAAGCGCTGGCCGGCGCGACGCCCTATCTGCGGCTGTTCGGCCTTGCCGCTGGTGGTGCCTACCTGGCCAAGGCAGGACTTTCAGGCCCCAGGGAGGAACATGCGGTCATGGCCCGTTTCTTCGCCGATAACTTTCTTGGAGAGACAGCAGGCTTGAAGGTCACGGCAACCGAAGGCGCGCAAAGCCTGCTTAGCGCCCGCCGGCTGCTTGAAACCGGCTGAGTGGAAAACGGGAGGCAATATCATGTCCGATGCCATAGAAGTCACGGTTGAAAGTGGCGTTCAGGCCATCCGCCTCAACCGGCCGGAAAAGAAGAATGCCATCACATCGGCCATGTATGCAGCCATGGCGGACGCCATCAAGACCGGCTGGTCGGATGACGGCGTCAAGGCGACGTTGTTTCTGGGCACGCCAGGAGCCTTTTCTTCCGGCAACGACATCGCAGACTTCATGCAGGTGGCAATGAGCGGCGAACGCGGTTCCATGGCTGTGTTCGATTTTCTTGAGGCCATCATCATGAGCAAAAAACCGCTGGTCGCCGGGGTGGACGGGCTGGCCATCGGGGTTGGCGTTACCATGCTGATGCATTGCGATCACGTACTTGCCTCAGACCGCAGCCGGTTCAAAACGCCATTTGTCGATCTCGGGCTCGTGCCGGAAGCAGGCTCCAGCCTGCTGGCGCCGAAACTCATGGGCCATCACAAGGCCTTCGAATTGCTCGCCATGGGCGAGGAATGGACAGCTGCCGATGCAAGAGAGGCCGGGTTCGTCAATCGCGTCACCAGCGAAGATGTGCTGGAGGCTGAAGCGGTGGCGGTTGCATGGGAAATTGCCGCAAAACCCCCCGAAGCCATGAAGCTTTCCCGTGACCTCATTCGCGGCGACCGCTCGGACATTCTTGCCCGCATGCGCGAAGAGGCGGAAATCTTCGGCGAGCGGCTGAAATCCGGCGAAGCCAAATCCGCATTCATGGCGTTCATGGCAAAAGGCCAGAAGAAGGCAGGTTAACATGCGTGCTTCAAAAAACGACAGCTTCGAGAAGTTCTACTACGACAAGGTCGGTTTGGGAGAAGGTTGTGGCTGCGCCGAACGCATCATCGACGTGCATGAATTCAACCGGCTGGCTGGCGGCTCGGGGGCCGGGCAGCTGGCCAAAAGAGCATCGACAGCTGCCAAAACACCATCTGCAAGCCCTTTAAGGAAGCGGTTTGGCAAAGTGGTCGAATTCCTGACCCGGCGGGATTAGAGCGTGGCTTGGTTGGATGGAATCGTTTGAACGCCGGTAACCGGTCTTCGGGCAGCGCCGGAAAATACTGACAGTGCCTGCCCTGCGCCGCATTTTCCTCCTTGCCGAAGACCAAACTCCCGGCGCTCAAACGATTCCATTTAAGCCGGACACGGCTCTAGAGCCTTTACCGCTCCAGCAGCGCTACTGCTTCCATATGGGGCGTATGGGCAAACTGGTCGATGGGCGTAATCGATTTTAGCCGGTAGCGGCCATCACAAAGAATGCGCAGATCCCTCGCCAATGTCTGCGGATTGCAGGAAACCGCCGCGATCTTTTTGACAGCCGAGTTTGCCAGTGCACGGCATTGGGCTTCTGCCCCTGCCCGGGGCGGGTCGAACACAACCCCGTCGAATTGTTTGAGTTCTGCCACCATGAAGGGACGCCGGAACAGGTCGCGCCGCTCATGGTTGACGGTCTTCAGCCTGCCGCCCGTTTCCCGCCAGGCACGGTCGAGCGCGTCAAGGGATGCCTGATCGCTCTCGGCGGCATGAACCAGTGAATTCTGCGCAAGCCTGAGGGCAAAGGCGCCAAAGCCGCAAAACAGGTCCGCCACCTTCTTGCAGCCGGAAAGGTGCTGGCAGACAAGGCTGGCCATGTCCTCTTCGGCAGCCTCTACCGCTTGGGAAAAGCCGCCCGGCGGGGGCGTTGCCAGGGCAAGCCCTGCCTTCAGCACCGGCCGCTGGCGTTCATACACGGTCTCGCCATTCAAGGAGATTCGCGGAAAATGCCGAGCTGTCTCATCGCGCGGGACCTCCCGGATCAGCCGGTCCGATGCCTTTCCGCCAAAGGAAATTGCGCAATCCACGCCATTTTCGGCGGCCAGCAAAATGATGCGGACGGTTCCCTTGCGCCCGATGCCATGACGGCCAAGCACATGCAACAGGTTTCGCACCGCCGGCAATGTTGCTTCAAGCTCTGCCCGCAGGACGGGGCAGGCCGAGATATCGATGATATTGTGGGAGCGCCGGCCCGAATAACCAAGCAGCCACTGGCTGCCGCTTTGTTGTGCGGTCAGCACGCACCGCCTGCGGCTTGCCTGGGGATAATGGCGGATCGGTTGCAGTGGCGTGGGTATTCCTTCCCGTTCAAGCGCGGCAGCAAGCAGGCTTGTTTTCCATTCAAGATAGGCTGGCTGCGCCATGTGCTGAAGCTGGCAACCGCCGCACCGGGTGAAATGTTCGCAGAACGGTTCCGCCCGGTCGCAGGATGCCGAAACGATTTCCACCGGCTGTTCGCCTGGGTTCCCGGCGGATATGCGGACCGTTTCACCGGGCAGGGTGAAGGGAATATAGGCCGTGTCTGGTGAGGTTGCAGCATCCGGTGACACCAGCCTGCCGATCCCGTCGCCGCGATGGCCAAGCATCTCGATGCGGAAGAGTTGTGTTTCGCCCATGGTCAGCGCTTTTCTGCGAACAGCAGAAACTCCCGGTTGCCGTCCCCGCCGGTTATCGGCGAAGCGATGAGGTCGATTGCCCGCCAGTCCGGTTGCTGGCCGAGCCAGTCGAAGATCTTCCCTGCTGCCGCCTTTGCGGTTTCTTCATCCTTGACAATGCCCCCTTTGCCCAGGTTTTCCCGGCCAACCTCAAATTGCGGCTTGACCAGAAAAATACCCCCAGCGCCGGTGGAAGCCAGGGCAAGGGCGGGCGGCAAAGCCAGTTTCAGCGAGATGAAGCTGACATCGCAGACGATGAATTCAGGAGCCGCTCCCTCAAGATGGTCCATCGTCAGATCACGTGCATTGAGATTCTCGATCAGCCGGATTTCTGGGTTTCCGGCGAGGGAGGAATGAAACTGGCCGCTGCCAACGTCAACGGCAAAAACCTTTTTTGCACCTGCCTCGACAAGCACCTGGCTAAAACCGCCGGTCGAAGCCCCGATATCGAGGGCGACCTTGCCGGCCGGGTCAAAGGCCGGGTTATCCTTTTGAAAGCAAAGCGCGCCGGCAAGTTTCAAGGCCGCCCTTGAAACATAGCGCGATGCTTCATCCTCGATATCGAGTTTGGCATCGGGCGGCAGCGTCAGCCCCGCCTTGTCGAGAATCTTGCCTTCATGCTGCACACTGCCGCGCCGGATCGCATCGCGCGCCCGCGAGCGGCTTTCATAGCCATATCGCGCGACCAATAGCTGGTCGAGGCGGATACCGGTTTTGGTGGCGTCGGGCTTGGTCATAGGCAGCTTTTGCGGCCGCAAGGCCGGAAAGACAAGCCTTTGCAGGACATCATGCAACTTGCGAAATTGTGGTATCCTGTTGTCGGTCGAGGGAGGAACGGCTGATGACAACAGGTAGCGTTACGGTTTTGGTCGGCACCACAAAGGGTGCTTTTCTGCTTTCGGGAGGCGATGGCCGGCAAGGCTGGGCCGTCAGGGGGCCGTTCTGCGGAGGATGGCCGATCAATCATGTGATTGGCGATGCGTCCACGGGCACGCTCTGGGCTGGCGGCGGTGGCGAATGGCATGGCGCGGGGGTTTGGTGCTCGAAGGATGACGGCGAAACCTGGCACCTGACGAAACTTACCAAAGGCAGCATGGACGAATGGGCTGCCAATGACCCCGACTTTGCAGCGATGATCGATTGGAAAGACGAACCCGTGCCGTTCGGGGATGACTTTTCCCAGATATGGTCGCTGGGCCATGCCCATGGCACGCTTTATGCCGGCACCAAGCCTGCAAACCTTCTCAAAAGCACCGACGCCGGAAAAACCTGGGAACATGTCAGGAGCCTGAACGAGCACCCATCAGCTGAGAGTTGGACCCCCGGTGCTGCGGGGCTGGTGCTCCACACCATCGTTTGCGACCCGAAAAAGCCGGAAAAAATGTGGATCGGCATTTCGGCTGCAGGTGTCTTTGCCACCGAGGACGGCGGAAAAAGCTGGGAGCGGCGCAACCGCCTGTCAAATGCTGAAGCCTGTGAAGGTCATGATCATCCTGCTGCACCGCGCGATGGCGAGATCGGTCACTGTGTCCACAACATGATGCTGGCTCCCGCCTCCGGGGATTTGCTGTATCAGCAAAACCATCATGGCGTCTGGCGCTCTGCCGATGGTGGCCGCAGTTGGGATGATATCAC from Salaquimonas pukyongi harbors:
- a CDS encoding acyl-CoA dehydrogenase, which produces MYRAPVSEIAFALKIVAGMKEAMDAGTFPALSEDLVDAVLEEAGKFASDRIAPLNSTGDETGSQIRDAVVTTPEGWKETYKAWSESGWNAIAAPEAYGGQELGSMMALAASEMWNSASMAWALCPLLTVGAIEALDKHGSEELKDRFLARIVSGEWTGTMNLTEPQAGTDLAALKTRAEPREDGTYRIFGQKIFITYGEHDMTDNICHLVLARLPDAPAGTRGISLFLVPKFMVGDDGTLGERNDVFCQSIEHKLGIHASPTCVMIYGDGFEHSGVGTGAIGYLIGEENRGLNCMFTMMNNARLNVGIQGVAIAEAAYQHALAYAHERKQGKAPGYAGDGMSPIVEHPDVMRNLLTMKSMIRAARGICYSCAHALDMAKAAQGDEKKHWTERANLLTPIAKAFSTDIGCEVASIGVQVHGGMGFIEETGAAQFLRDARINPIYEGTNGVQAIDLVTRKLPLSDGEAVFGYIEELRGIAESVRGANHPEFGETADRLNAALDDVEDATKWMLSALKDGKVSEALAGATPYLRLFGLAAGGAYLAKAGLSGPREEHAVMARFFADNFLGETAGLKVTATEGAQSLLSARRLLETG
- a CDS encoding WD40/YVTN/BNR-like repeat-containing protein, whose product is MTTGSVTVLVGTTKGAFLLSGGDGRQGWAVRGPFCGGWPINHVIGDASTGTLWAGGGGEWHGAGVWCSKDDGETWHLTKLTKGSMDEWAANDPDFAAMIDWKDEPVPFGDDFSQIWSLGHAHGTLYAGTKPANLLKSTDAGKTWEHVRSLNEHPSAESWTPGAAGLVLHTIVCDPKKPEKMWIGISAAGVFATEDGGKSWERRNRLSNAEACEGHDHPAAPRDGEIGHCVHNMMLAPASGDLLYQQNHHGVWRSADGGRSWDDITQGLPSTFGFPVCVHPRDPDTLWTLPLNGDSTGRYPPDGAAAVWRSRDGGKTWQDMRVGLPQEACFFTVLRQAMARDQRGPAGVYFGTNSGSVFASLDEGESWQEIARHLPTILSVEVLDRQGTA
- a CDS encoding TlyA family RNA methyltransferase translates to MTKPDATKTGIRLDQLLVARYGYESRSRARDAIRRGSVQHEGKILDKAGLTLPPDAKLDIEDEASRYVSRAALKLAGALCFQKDNPAFDPAGKVALDIGASTGGFSQVLVEAGAKKVFAVDVGSGQFHSSLAGNPEIRLIENLNARDLTMDHLEGAAPEFIVCDVSFISLKLALPPALALASTGAGGIFLVKPQFEVGRENLGKGGIVKDEETAKAAAGKIFDWLGQQPDWRAIDLIASPITGGDGNREFLLFAEKR
- a CDS encoding crotonase/enoyl-CoA hydratase family protein, with protein sequence MSDAIEVTVESGVQAIRLNRPEKKNAITSAMYAAMADAIKTGWSDDGVKATLFLGTPGAFSSGNDIADFMQVAMSGERGSMAVFDFLEAIIMSKKPLVAGVDGLAIGVGVTMLMHCDHVLASDRSRFKTPFVDLGLVPEAGSSLLAPKLMGHHKAFELLAMGEEWTAADAREAGFVNRVTSEDVLEAEAVAVAWEIAAKPPEAMKLSRDLIRGDRSDILARMREEAEIFGERLKSGEAKSAFMAFMAKGQKKAG
- a CDS encoding class I SAM-dependent RNA methyltransferase: MGETQLFRIEMLGHRGDGIGRLVSPDAATSPDTAYIPFTLPGETVRISAGNPGEQPVEIVSASCDRAEPFCEHFTRCGGCQLQHMAQPAYLEWKTSLLAAALEREGIPTPLQPIRHYPQASRRRCVLTAQQSGSQWLLGYSGRRSHNIIDISACPVLRAELEATLPAVRNLLHVLGRHGIGRKGTVRIILLAAENGVDCAISFGGKASDRLIREVPRDETARHFPRISLNGETVYERQRPVLKAGLALATPPPGGFSQAVEAAEEDMASLVCQHLSGCKKVADLFCGFGAFALRLAQNSLVHAAESDQASLDALDRAWRETGGRLKTVNHERRDLFRRPFMVAELKQFDGVVFDPPRAGAEAQCRALANSAVKKIAAVSCNPQTLARDLRILCDGRYRLKSITPIDQFAHTPHMEAVALLER